In the genome of Pseudomonas fluorescens, the window GTTTCCAGCACGTTGTAGGTGAAGCCGTGGTCGTACTGTTGGATCGCGTGCAGTTCACCGCTGCGCCACAGTTCACCGCGGCTGTCGTACTGGTCCGACTGGGCGATCTGCCAACTGTCCTCATCCACATAGAACCGGCGCTTGGCGTAGATATGCCGCGCATCAGGCTTGAGGGTCGCCTCCACCACCCACACGCGATGCTTCTCGTAGCGGGCCAGGTCCTGATTGACGTGGTTGGGCTTGATCACGGCGTCGTACTTGAGGTCGCGGCTGCCGATCTTGTAGCTGTTGTAAGGAATGAACAGCTCCTGCTTGCCCACCAGTTTCCAGTCGAAACGGTCCGGCGCGCCGTTGTAGCCGTCGATGTTGTCGGCGGTGATCAGGCCATTGCTGTAACGGGCGCTGTTGTCGTAGGCGATCATCGGCGCACGACGCACGCGACGTTGCCCCGGCAGGTATTGCCAGGCCGAACGCGGCTCGGCGACCTGGTCGATCGGCTCTTGCACCAGCACCGCCTCGCCGGACAGACGCGCCGGTTCCAGCACCCGGCTCTTGAACATGAACAGGATGTTCGAGTTGGGCTCCAGCCCGCCCACGGTGTCGGCGAAGTTGATCAACGACTGGTTGCGCACGTAGCTGGTGGCGCCGTTTTCACGCACCAGCGCGGCGCTGCTGATGCGCTCGTAGCTGCCGCCGCGATAACGGGTCATGTGGTTCCACATCACCTCCAGGCCTTCGGTGGGCAACGGAAACGGAATGCCCCGGGCATAGTCGTGCAAGCCGTTGCCGCCATCGGCCATGCTGGTCTTGGCGACGTTCTCACGACTGGCCGCCAGCACCTCCTTGGGCAGGTTGGCGCTGCGATGGCTCGGGTAGATGTTCATCTTGTAGGTGTCGGGAAAGCGCTTGAACAACGCGACTTGGCCCGGGCTGAGAAACTTCTCGTACTGCGCCACGTTCTTCGCGGTGACGGTGAACAAGGGTTTCTCGGCGGCATACGGATCGCTGTATCCGCCCTTGCTGTCGACGGTGCCGGCGTTGCTCGCCAGGCCGCCGGTCCAGGCCGGAATGCTGCCGTCGGCATTGGCTGCCATTTCCGAGCCCATGGGGGTCAGGGTCTTGCCCAGTGCCGCCGATTCGGTGCCTTTGGCCTGGGCCAGGCCGACGGTGCAGGCCAGGGCCAGCACGCACAATTGCATACGCATAACGGTTCTCCTTAGAAGTCTGCCTTGAAGCTGACGGATGCGAAATCGCGGTCGTCGAGGGTGCTGTAGTCGTTGGAACCGAAGAACGCGTTGTAGGCCAGTTCCACGCTGTAATCGTTCATGTAGACGCCGGTCAGGCTCACGCCCAGCGCTTGCTGGCCTTCCTGGAACGGCCCTTGCGGATCGTAGGAATAGCCCGAGATGTCATGCCGCCAGTTGACGGCCGGAATCAGGTTGATGCCCGGCAACACATCGCTGTATTCGAGGCTGGCGCGCAGGCGATAACCCCACGACCAATCGGTGGCAAAGCCCTTGTCGGTGCAGTATTGGTTGGTCACACCGGAAGCCACCGTGTTGCACGGCGTGCCGTTGCGCGGGGCGCTGCGGCCGAACGCGGCGTTACGGCCCAGGCGCTCGTCGCCGAGATCGTCGATGTGCACGACCCCGACTTCACCGAACAGGCTCAGGCGCGTGGCGCCCAGCACGTTGTCGATGGCCTGGGTGGCCGAACCGGTCAGCTGCCAGACACCCTTGCGTTCCCACGCATCGAACTGGCTGCCATTGGTGGTGCTGAAACCGGGCGGCAACTGCACCCAGGAACTGCCCCCTGGCCCTGAAATCACGGCGACGTTGACGTCGGGCGCGTTGATCCCGATCGGCATGTTCGGCCGGTAGCTCAACTCACCGGCCAGGGAAATCCCGGTGACAGGCTCGACGCCGTTGAGGCTGATGCCGTACAGGTGAATGTTTTCCGGGAAAGCCGCCGCATAGCTCGGCCCCTGGATGCCACCGGGGAAGGTGCCGGGCAAGGCGGTGTTCCTGGCGTTAATGGTGAAATACGGCAACCGCGAGTGATAGTTGATGTAGTAGATCGCCGCTTCCGCATCGTTGAGCGCCGGGATCATCTGGCGCAGGGCGAAACCGAACTGGCCGTTGTCGGACGGCGACTCGTTGCCCCGGGACGTGGCGAACAAACCGGCGGCCTGCATCTGTTGATCGGTCTGTACCTGACTCAGGAACAGCGGCCCGCAACCCGGCTGGATCACATCGCTGCTGGCGAAGAAAGTGCCGCAACCGTCGAGTACGCTGGGGCGCCAGTTGTACTGGTAGAAACCTTCGAGGTTGGTGCTGTCGGTCAAGCCGAAGCTGAAGGAGATCATCTCCACCGGCAACTGGCCTTCCTTGATTTCCACGCCGGGACGGTTGAATGCCGAGATGTCCAGCGGGTTGATCACATTGATACCGTTCTGGATCAGCAGCGCTTCGCCCCAGGACAACACCTGGTTGCCGCCCTTCACGCTCAGCGGATGCTCGGCCACCTGGAAGTCTTTCCAGACGTACGCATCGAGCACCTCGAAGCCCTTGAACTTGGCCAGGTCGTCCCAGCCTGAATCGTCGAAATCCTTGAAGCGGCCATTGCCGGTTTCATAGGCGTGGTCGTACCAGTATTTGAAGCGAATGAACGCGCCCTGGCCCTGGCCATCGAGACTGACATCGGTGAGGCCCTTGAAGAGTTGCGAGATGGAGTCGCCCTTCTCGAAATTCAGCCGGTTGTCGTCGGCGCTGACGCTGGTGCCATTGGCGTTCACGCCCTGGGCCTGCAAGGCGTTGGCGCGGGTCATCAGGCTTTTGTCGGGGTTTTGCGTCGACCAGCTGCTGCCCAGGCTCAGGCTGGTCTTGGTCGACAGGCTCCAGTCTTCGTTGAGATCGAATGTGGTGGCGTACGTTGGCCCCGTCAGTACGGCAAGAATCGCCAGCGCAAGGGGTTGCGGGCGGGTATGGCCAAGCCGGAGAAGCCGTTGGCGGACTCCGGCTGTGGCCGAGCGTTTTTTTATCATTATTAGGCTCCGGTCAGGTTTGCTCAGCCCGGACACGGTGCCCAACTATCGAGCGCGACACGCAAGCGATGGCCGACAAAAAATAATCATCGGGGGTGGCTGCGGGGCAGGCGGTATTTGTTTTGAAGGTGTACATATCCGTTTCTGCGGATGCGGTTACCTGTGGGAGCGAGCCTGCTCGCGATGGCTGTGTGTCAGGCGATGATTGTTTTGTGGGTGTACATATCCGTTGCTGCGGTAACGGCCGCTAATGGTTCCGCCCTTACGGCGGGTCACTTTCGA includes:
- a CDS encoding DUF1302 domain-containing protein; amino-acid sequence: MIKKRSATAGVRQRLLRLGHTRPQPLALAILAVLTGPTYATTFDLNEDWSLSTKTSLSLGSSWSTQNPDKSLMTRANALQAQGVNANGTSVSADDNRLNFEKGDSISQLFKGLTDVSLDGQGQGAFIRFKYWYDHAYETGNGRFKDFDDSGWDDLAKFKGFEVLDAYVWKDFQVAEHPLSVKGGNQVLSWGEALLIQNGINVINPLDISAFNRPGVEIKEGQLPVEMISFSFGLTDSTNLEGFYQYNWRPSVLDGCGTFFASSDVIQPGCGPLFLSQVQTDQQMQAAGLFATSRGNESPSDNGQFGFALRQMIPALNDAEAAIYYINYHSRLPYFTINARNTALPGTFPGGIQGPSYAAAFPENIHLYGISLNGVEPVTGISLAGELSYRPNMPIGINAPDVNVAVISGPGGSSWVQLPPGFSTTNGSQFDAWERKGVWQLTGSATQAIDNVLGATRLSLFGEVGVVHIDDLGDERLGRNAAFGRSAPRNGTPCNTVASGVTNQYCTDKGFATDWSWGYRLRASLEYSDVLPGINLIPAVNWRHDISGYSYDPQGPFQEGQQALGVSLTGVYMNDYSVELAYNAFFGSNDYSTLDDRDFASVSFKADF
- a CDS encoding DUF1329 domain-containing protein, whose translation is MRMQLCVLALACTVGLAQAKGTESAALGKTLTPMGSEMAANADGSIPAWTGGLASNAGTVDSKGGYSDPYAAEKPLFTVTAKNVAQYEKFLSPGQVALFKRFPDTYKMNIYPSHRSANLPKEVLAASRENVAKTSMADGGNGLHDYARGIPFPLPTEGLEVMWNHMTRYRGGSYERISSAALVRENGATSYVRNQSLINFADTVGGLEPNSNILFMFKSRVLEPARLSGEAVLVQEPIDQVAEPRSAWQYLPGQRRVRRAPMIAYDNSARYSNGLITADNIDGYNGAPDRFDWKLVGKQELFIPYNSYKIGSRDLKYDAVIKPNHVNQDLARYEKHRVWVVEATLKPDARHIYAKRRFYVDEDSWQIAQSDQYDSRGELWRSGELHAIQQYDHGFTYNVLETSYDLISGRYYAGGLANEETEPMRVGFAAKTDDYTPSDLRRWAK